In Saccopteryx leptura isolate mSacLep1 chromosome 9, mSacLep1_pri_phased_curated, whole genome shotgun sequence, the genomic window CGGTCATTGTATCTATTTAAACATAATATTCTCTTTTTAATCTTTTGGAATCTGTGACCAGTGTccccaaagtggaaataaatatgtaaagctAGAAGATGGAAATGAAAAGGACCAATTTTATTCAATATAGAAATAGGGTTGCTATCAGTATATAgatcaaaagtttaaaaaactttctGTACAGAAAAACTAACTTCTGACTTAAAGAATGAGGgaccaaaaataagtaaaagaagatGAAATGAGTTCATGTGGCTATAGATAAGTGTTGTAAGGTGAATATCTTTGTCTTAGGTAcaacatgatcttgtatataaatGGGCTTTTCAACCTTTAGATGCTTCTTGTTCATCTTAAATGGCTTGAAAGCTTTTTTGGTAGTTAAATTATTTCTctgcattttttctttgaaacaaacTCACCAAGattatttagaaaatcattttGTGTTATACAGTTAAGTTtctaacatattttctttttccagagttATTTGTACCAAATTCTACAAGGAATTGTGTTTTGTCACTCTCGAAGAGTTCTTCATAGAGACTTAAAACCTCAAAATCTATTGATTGATGACAAAGGAACAATTAAATTGGCTGATTTTGGCCTTGCCAGAGCTTTTGGAATACCTATTAGAGTATATACACATGAGGTATGTAGAATCGTGTTTTTGATCCTTTTGAATATGTGTGATTGCCCCATTGTATGCTATGTTAAAAATGgaaccttttaatatttttcctctgCTAGCTGGTGAGATGTTATGTTTTGTCAGTGGAGAGTGCTGGAAAAAGCATTGCAGGAGGTACGGGTTTTCCTTGCTACAGTTTTTAGAGTTCTCATTATTTCTTGGTAGTGGGTCTTTTATAATTCCAATccccttttttttcatattaaactTTCCCTAAGCAATCACCAggttgtttctgtctgtctcctgggTGGATCCTCTCTAATATACAATCAAATTGGTTAAATGGCAGGTTTTGTTGCTTAAGGGGTGCTATTTCAGATACATTTAGGAGCTACTAAATATAATCATGTTTCATCAGTGTTATATTGATAacttggcattttattttttatttctagaggaAATGGGAATGTTGAAttctctaataaggggttaaagTCATGTGTTGCTTAATGTCtgggatatgttctgagaaacGCATCTGTAGGCGATTTTGTCATTGTGCAAACAGAATGCTCTTACAGAAACCAAGATAGTGCAACCTACTATATATTTAGACTACATGGTCAAACTATTGTTCCTAGGTTACAAGCCTATATAGTTTGTTACTGTACTGGATACTGTAGTCAGTTGTAATACAGTGATaagtatgtgtttatttttttattttattttctttatgggagatagtgagggggactcctgcgtgtgcctggactggaatccacccagctaccctgtctggagccaatgttcgagtactgagctacttttatttttagtgtcttGAGACTGACACACTTGTGCTAACAGAGCAATCCTTAGCCcccggggccatgctcaaactgagccactggctgcaggagggggagagggagagaagaggaggcagagagaagtacatggtcgcttcttctgtttgccctgactgggaattgaaccttagATGTTcatatgctaggctgatgctctatccactgagccaccggccagggctagtatacatttaaatatagaaaaggtTCAGtaaaagtctgaaaaaaaaaatggttcaccTGTATAAGACACTTTTGGAACTTGCAGGATTGAAAGTTGctgctagccctggctggttagctcagtggtagagcattggcccagcatgtggaaatcctgggttcaatttctggtcggGGCATATAGAAGAAAGAACAATctgctctccaccctcccccttctctctcttcacctcccacagccatggctcaagtgattcaagcaagttggctctgggtgctgaggatgactctatggcagtggtagtcaacctggtccctaccgcccactagtgggtgttccagctttcatggtgggcggtagcggagcaaccaaagtataaataaaaagatagatttaactatagtaagttgttttataaagatttattgtgccaaacttagtgaaaatccgacataaagtacttggtaagtaattattattatatgctttaacttgctgtaactccgcttcataaatttataaagttacttccctactttataaatcaccattactgtggaacttgtgggcagttagaaaatttttctactaacagagatacaaaagtaggcggaaggtataaaaaggttgactacccctgctctatggtcttgcctcaggcactgaaatagcttggttgctgagcaacagagcagtggtaccagatgggcagagcatcgccatatagtgggcttgctgggtggatcctggttggggcgcatgtgggagcctgctctctgccctcctgcctCTCTTAATAAGAAAGTAGCTGGATGAATTGAATATGAGTGGTGAAGGAATGTGATAGCTTTGGACATTACTGTACACtatagaatttttaaacattgtacacttaggctacactaaatcattttgtaaaaattgtaGTGttgcctgcccaggcggtggcacagtggatagagcgtcggactgggatgcagaggacacaggttcaaaactctgagattgctggcttgagtgcaggctcaacagcttgagcggaGGGTTgttggctttagcaaggggtcactcgttctacTGACCCCcaccccttcaaggcacatatgagaaagcaatcaatgaacaactaaggtgctgcaacaaagaattgatctctctcccttcctgtctgtctgttctgatctgtccctctgtctctctgtctctgtcacacacacacacaaatatactgtTGCGTTACCTTAGGATGACTGACTTCTTTTGGTGACAGGAAGTTTTTagttccattataatcttatgtaGTCGCTGTTGTAAATGCCATCCATCCTTGACTGAAATGTTTTTATGTGGCAAGTGACTGTTTTGGAAAACAATGTCTTCTGTGGAGCTTATATCCTTGAGCCCAAAGACTGTCCCCAGATCAAAACTTAAAGGAGTGCTCATCTGGTTAGATGATGTCTtagcttcttttattatttctttatatcatttTCCCATTCCTGTATAAAGATTATTGGTCCTCATTGGCTTAAACAGATGCCATTGATCTCATTAAGTTAGAGATGATATTTTTACCATGGTGATAAATTATATATGCTAAAATGATAGATCAGCTCTAGACCACTAATCTTGATATATAATCTGACTTAAGTTTTTAGCACATAAGCAGTACATGCAGTTTGTTCGGTGTTACCCCCAAATCTATCACCCATTATCAaatggattttattatttttttaagattaaggCTATCTCTACTTTTTTGATCCACACTTTAATGATTTGAAAAGCAAGAAAAGACTGtgttttttctccaaaatgaatagAACTTAGAAgtgaaatatttgtctttttttttcttcttttccaagagagaaaatgggagatagagaaacagactcctgcatgagccttgATTAGGAGACATCTGGTGGCCCCGTCTGgagccgatgttctgcccacatctggggccatgattgcaactgagctatttttagcacctgaggtggaggctccacagagccatcctcagcgcctagggaaatgttcttgtaccaattgagcaatggctgcaggagagggagggagagggaggagtaggTAGCAgtggagatggttgcttctcttgagtgccctgatggggaatcaaacctgggacatccatatgcctggccgatgctctaccactgaatcaacttgCCAGGGTCAGTTAGTTGACTAGTAACAATATTATCAGAGGCAATCATACAACCTTCTAAAGGACAGTTGTAATGAGATAAATGTGTTCCTTTAGATAATTTAATGCACTACATTTATTTGCTGTGCAAATTTGCTTTGTTGTAGGTGGTAACACTTTGGTATAGATCTCCAGAAGTATTGCTGGGATCAGCTCGCTATTCTACTCCAGTTGACATTTGGAGTATAGGCACCATATTTGCGGAATTAGCAACTAAGAAACCACTTTTCCATGGGGATTCAGAAATCGATCAACTCTTCAGAATTTtcaggtattttttgttttatacttaaaCTGTTAAGAACTTTAAAGGCAACATGAATATAATAAGATTATATTAATCctttaatatttgttttgttttgctatggCTTTTAGAGCTTTAGGTACTCCCAACAATGAAGTGTGGCCAGAAGTGGAATCTCTACAGGACTATAAGAATACATTTCCCAAGTGGAAGCCAGGAAGCTTAGCATCTCATGTCAAAAACTTGGATGAAAATGGCTTGGATCTGCTCTCGGTAAAGAATGCCCTTTATACTGACTATCATTAATGATTCTGAAGTACTCAATCCTTTCTATTACCTGAGAAATAGGAAGAAAACCAACATTTAGTGAGTTAGGCAAATAACTATTATATGTCTGTTATGATTATTGTATTACTAGCTCCATTTCAGACATTGAGAAACCTTATTGGTTCTGAGAGGAGAATTAGCATTAGttgttttcattattgttttatttttcttcatttgacaGCTAAAGATACTCTGTGAAAGGAAGATCAGGGTTAATAACAATAACCTTTGTTGTTTAAGTTGCTGACTTGTAGGAGAGCcttgttttcctccttttttgtcTCATATTTCCCTTATTGCTTGGTATTTTTAGTTACAAAAGCTTTCTACTGCATAAACTCCCATTTCTTAACTTTGTGCTTTGTTTCCACATCAGAAATGTGAGGAGAAGGGGAAGTGTAGTTCTTGAAAATGTTTCCCTTCTATTAAATTGCCATTCCCAgctaatagttgtttttttttttaggacatgACAAAAGTGcttttagtataaaaaataaaaattgtcctaGGCTTCCTTCAGGAAGTTTGTTTTAGAATGGTATTTAAATATTGAGCTTTTAGAAAGAAGTAGTTTTTAAGAAATCTTGGGTAActtgattgcaaaaaaaaatgatttggcaggttacaaaacaaatgaaaaaaataatctacCATCATATACATCTTCTAATTGGTCTTTGGGCATCTTTCACAGTTCTTAAGAAACCATTGTGTCACCAAATTCAGCTCAGATTTCCCAATTGTTTTTAGTGAAGTCCAAAGTCCTTTATCTGCTattcaatattttgtatattaatattgTTGATTTGACATAAAAGGCCTTCATATTCTGGGCtcagtctacttttttttttttttttttgcatttttctgaagctagaaatgaggaggcagtcagacagactcccgcatgcgcccggccgggatctacccggcacgcccaccagggggcgatgctctgcccatccggggccttgctctgtcacgaccagagccactctagcgcctggggcagagaccaaggagccatccccagcgcccgggccatcttttgctccagtggagcctcagctgcgggaggggaagagagagacagagaggaaggagagggggaggggtggagaagcagatgggcgcttctcctgtgtgccctggccgggaatcgaacctgggacttccgcacgccaggctgacgctctaccactgacccaaccggccagggctcagtctACCTTTTTAATTCCTGTAATTTTATACAAAGAATTTCACTTTAGTTAACAAAACAATCAGATTCTGTAAATCAGAGGATTTTAGTATAGCCAGTATTG contains:
- the CDK1 gene encoding cyclin-dependent kinase 1, encoding MEDYTKIEKIGEGTYGVVYKGRHKTTGQVVAMKKIRLESEEEGVPSTAIREISLLKELRHPNIVSLQDVLMQDSRLYLIFEYLSMDLKKYLDSIPPGQYMDSSLVKSYLYQILQGIVFCHSRRVLHRDLKPQNLLIDDKGTIKLADFGLARAFGIPIRVYTHEVVTLWYRSPEVLLGSARYSTPVDIWSIGTIFAELATKKPLFHGDSEIDQLFRIFRALGTPNNEVWPEVESLQDYKNTFPKWKPGSLASHVKNLDENGLDLLSKMLVYDPAKRISGKMALNHPYFNDLDNQIKKM